GATCGGAATAGCCGACCGGCAGCTGGAATGCAGCCCGCATCGTCGTCATTGCAGCGAGATTCACATCGGCGGTCGGGCAGGGATATTCGGTGGTACAATGAAGCAGGCTGACGTGCCGCCCGAGCGTGGCGCGCGCGGCCGGATCGCGCCATGCCGCGCGGAAGGCGGCAATGCCCGGCGGATCGCTGTGGCGGGCATAACCATGTGCCAGCACGCCCAGCGCCTCCTCGATCTCTCCCAACGTCGCCATGCCGGTCGAAAGGATCAGCGTCGCGCCGGCCCTCGCCACTGCGTGCAGCAGCGGTGCATTGGTGAGATCGCCGGAGCCGAGCTTGATGCGCGGCAGCTTCAACGACAAAAGAAAGGCGAGCGAGGCATGGTCGAACGGGGTCGACAGGAACTCGATGTTGCGGGCGGCAGCGCGCGCGATCAGGGCCTGATGTGCGGCGTGCGGCAGTTCGAGTCGCGTCAGCATGGCCAGCTGGCTCTCGGCAGCATCCGTCGTACGTTGTTGATAGTCCGCCTTTTTCGCAGCGCTGGCCGCGAGCGACTTCGCGTTGAACGTCTGGAACTTGACGACGTCGGCACCGGCCTCTGCTGCAGCATCGACCAGCGCCAGCGCCTTCTCCAGGCTGCCGTCGTGATTGACGCCCGCTTCCGCGATGATCAGCGTACGGCTTGCCGTCATGGGCGCGCTCCAGGCTCGTAAAATCCCTTCCTCAGGAGCGGCCTGAAATCGGGGATGCCGGCGACGATCTCCGCAAATCGCCGGCTGGATTCGCCGTCACCGTAGGGATTGACCGTCGCCTGGCGCCCGCGCGCCAGAGCCTGCGCAATGGCGGCGGCGATCGCGGCGTGCCCGGGCGGTGTATGAAACACCGACGCAGCGCGCTCGCGGCCCTGCTGACGCTCGCCGATGTCGACCGTTGGAATGCCGAGCGAGGGCGCTTCGAGGATGCCGCTCGACGAGTTGCCGATCACGACATCCACCTGGTTCATGAGGCTGAGATAGCGAAGCTGGCCGAGCGATGCGACGGCGACGCTCTTGGGCCGTCCGGCTACGAATGCCTCGATCCGGTCGTTCAGTGCGCGCCCCTCGGCATCGGCGTTGGCGAGCGTGAAGACCAGACCGAAGGCAGGATCGAGCGTCGAGAGCGCAGCGAACAGCTCCTCCAGTTCAGCGACCGACCGTCCCGCTTCGACCGTGACAGGATGGAACGTCACCAGCGCATTGCGGCTCGCGAGCGCCATCCCTACCGCGCGACCGGTGCCGTCGCGATCCAGCAATGCCAGGCGCTTGATCGCGTCGATGCCGACCGAGCCGATGGTGTGAATCCGCGACGGATGCTCGCCGAGCTGGATCAGCCGCCGGGTCGAACCCTCGTTGCTGGTGAAATGCAGATGCGACATCTTGCTGATGGCGTGACGCGTCGATTCATCGACTGCACCTTCGGTGACGTCGCCGCCGAACAGATGTGCCATCGGCAGACGCATGAACATCGCGGCCTGCGCGGCTGCGAATGTCTCGAAACGGTCGCCGAGCACGACCACGAGATCGGGCCTCAGTCGCGCAAACGCGTCGGCAAATCCGATCACCCCCAGTCCGACCGATTTTGCAACACCGGCGCCGGTGTCGCTGCTGAGCAGCGTTTCGATGGTTTCGTCGACGGTAAATCCTTCGTCGCGGATGTTGTTGAAGGTGTAGCCGAACTCCGGCGCGAGATGCATGCCGGTCGCAACGAGCTGAAGTGTCAGGCCGGGGGTTTCCCGGATCGCGCGCATCGGCCAGGCCAGCAGCCCGAAATCAGCCCGACTGCCGGTGACGAAGCAGATCTTGCGCGCGGCGTCACTCATCGCGGGCCCTGATACTGGCGCTGCTCGGCAAATTGATCAGCCGCCGCTCGATCGATTCCGCCGTCGGCAAGTCGCCGCGCGGGCTTGTCGCATACATCGGCAGCTTGTGCATCAGTGTCCATACCGGACGCGCGCCGAAACCCGCGTCGTTCAGCGCGGCGAGCACG
This genomic interval from Bradyrhizobium sp. CB82 contains the following:
- the neuB gene encoding N-acetylneuraminate synthase; translation: MTASRTLIIAEAGVNHDGSLEKALALVDAAAEAGADVVKFQTFNAKSLAASAAKKADYQQRTTDAAESQLAMLTRLELPHAAHQALIARAAARNIEFLSTPFDHASLAFLLSLKLPRIKLGSGDLTNAPLLHAVARAGATLILSTGMATLGEIEEALGVLAHGYARHSDPPGIAAFRAAWRDPAARATLGRHVSLLHCTTEYPCPTADVNLAAMTTMRAAFQLPVGYSDHTDGFEISLAAVALGASIIEKHLTLDRKAEGPDHAASIEPEEFKRMVVAIRNVESSLGDGVKAPKSSEIGNVPVARKSLVAARSLKPGEIIGPEDIIAKRPGSGRPPIDYWSLIGTAASRALEPDDPV
- the neuC gene encoding UDP-N-acetylglucosamine 2-epimerase is translated as MSDAARKICFVTGSRADFGLLAWPMRAIRETPGLTLQLVATGMHLAPEFGYTFNNIRDEGFTVDETIETLLSSDTGAGVAKSVGLGVIGFADAFARLRPDLVVVLGDRFETFAAAQAAMFMRLPMAHLFGGDVTEGAVDESTRHAISKMSHLHFTSNEGSTRRLIQLGEHPSRIHTIGSVGIDAIKRLALLDRDGTGRAVGMALASRNALVTFHPVTVEAGRSVAELEELFAALSTLDPAFGLVFTLANADAEGRALNDRIEAFVAGRPKSVAVASLGQLRYLSLMNQVDVVIGNSSSGILEAPSLGIPTVDIGERQQGRERAASVFHTPPGHAAIAAAIAQALARGRQATVNPYGDGESSRRFAEIVAGIPDFRPLLRKGFYEPGARP